From the Microbacterium sp. W4I4 genome, one window contains:
- a CDS encoding TetR/AcrR family transcriptional regulator: MASSPQSAETPSRARSPRSRARATHSLESVLAGAVAILDESGAQGLTFRTLAARLGGGVASVYWYVSGREELLDLAADSVLGGVLTEVDGVGTGDPIDDLRLIGMTMFDAIADRPWLGAYALRDTTRQVHSLQLYELIGEQVMRLDLSPRQSFHATSAVVGYVIGTAADLGQEPPAAVVSGDVSREEYMAGATAQWRALDPDRFPFVHHIIDEFDGHDDRDQFIGGLDLLLAGIRLQAGR; encoded by the coding sequence ATGGCATCGTCCCCGCAGTCAGCCGAGACGCCCTCGCGGGCGCGCAGTCCGCGATCGCGTGCTCGCGCCACCCACTCCCTCGAGTCCGTTCTGGCCGGAGCCGTTGCGATCCTCGACGAGTCGGGTGCGCAGGGACTGACCTTCCGCACCCTCGCTGCACGGCTGGGCGGCGGTGTCGCCAGCGTCTACTGGTACGTCTCAGGGCGCGAGGAGCTGCTCGATCTGGCGGCGGACTCGGTGCTGGGCGGCGTACTGACGGAGGTCGACGGCGTCGGCACCGGTGACCCGATCGATGATCTTCGCCTCATCGGCATGACCATGTTCGACGCGATCGCTGATCGTCCGTGGTTGGGCGCCTACGCGCTGCGCGACACGACCAGACAGGTCCACTCCCTGCAGCTGTACGAGTTGATCGGCGAGCAGGTGATGCGCCTTGACCTGTCGCCCCGGCAGTCCTTCCACGCGACCTCAGCCGTGGTCGGCTACGTGATCGGCACCGCCGCCGACCTGGGGCAGGAGCCGCCTGCGGCCGTCGTCTCGGGGGACGTGAGCCGGGAGGAGTACATGGCCGGCGCGACGGCGCAGTGGCGCGCGCTCGATCCGGATCGCTTTCCGTTCGTCCACCACATCATCGATGAGTTCGACGGCCACGACGACCGCGATCAGTTCATCGGAGGCCTCGACCTCCTGCTGGCGGGGATTCGACTGCAGGCCGGGCGCTGA
- a CDS encoding MFS transporter, with translation MSTAPAAPTRTYMSLKAAWIPLAALCLAFFVEMVDNTLLSIALPTIGRDLGGDTTALQWITGAYSLTFGGLLLTAGSIADRFGRRRVLQIGLALFGLISLAVLLVGTTGELIALRAALGVAAAAMAPITNSLVFRLFDDDKLRMRAMTLMIVVGMSGFVLGPLLGGTMLVHLPWQWLLIVNAPIALVASLGVHFGVPADSADGLTKDRLDLPGAAFSILTIGLACYALTSGVENGWISPITVTVAVGAVASCGLFILRERRAASPMLDLSLFRVGTVRGAVIAQIGTSVAMAGVMFALILHFQYAWGWSPLQAGLANLPLIATMILATPITERLISRFGHRIACLFGAVLLAAGLAMMAWAVEQDYLEIAVAMVVMTIGLRTVMTICAVALVGAMPEDRTSMGAAMNDSAQEVGTSVGTAFVGTLIAVLVTTVLPDDAWSPELVASFFHGEQLLFVVLAVAVGLISSIGALSLTNAHTADEHPAPTPSVDVVIDAKR, from the coding sequence ATGAGCACCGCACCCGCAGCCCCCACCCGCACCTACATGTCGCTGAAGGCTGCGTGGATACCTCTCGCCGCACTGTGCCTCGCGTTCTTCGTGGAGATGGTCGACAACACGCTGCTCTCGATCGCTCTGCCGACGATCGGGCGCGACCTCGGCGGGGATACGACCGCTCTGCAATGGATCACCGGCGCATACTCGCTCACCTTCGGCGGGCTGCTGCTCACCGCGGGATCGATCGCCGACCGCTTCGGTCGACGCCGGGTGCTGCAGATCGGCCTGGCGCTGTTCGGGCTGATCAGTCTCGCAGTGCTGCTCGTCGGCACGACCGGCGAGCTCATCGCGCTGCGCGCGGCCCTCGGTGTCGCGGCCGCCGCGATGGCGCCGATCACCAACTCCCTCGTGTTCCGGCTCTTCGACGACGACAAGCTCCGCATGCGTGCGATGACGCTGATGATCGTCGTCGGGATGTCGGGATTCGTGCTGGGACCGCTGCTCGGCGGCACGATGCTCGTGCACCTGCCGTGGCAGTGGCTGCTGATCGTCAACGCGCCGATCGCGCTGGTCGCCAGCCTCGGCGTCCACTTCGGTGTGCCGGCCGACAGCGCCGACGGACTCACGAAGGACCGGCTCGATCTGCCGGGTGCGGCGTTCAGCATCCTTACCATCGGCCTTGCGTGCTACGCGCTGACGAGTGGCGTCGAGAACGGCTGGATCTCGCCGATCACGGTCACCGTCGCCGTCGGCGCGGTGGCATCCTGCGGTCTGTTCATCCTCCGGGAGCGCCGCGCGGCATCGCCGATGCTGGACCTGTCGCTGTTCCGCGTCGGCACCGTGCGGGGGGCCGTGATCGCGCAGATCGGCACCTCGGTCGCGATGGCGGGCGTGATGTTCGCGCTCATCCTGCACTTCCAGTACGCATGGGGCTGGTCGCCGCTGCAGGCGGGACTCGCCAACCTGCCGCTCATCGCCACCATGATCCTCGCCACGCCCATCACCGAGCGGCTCATCAGCCGCTTCGGCCACCGCATCGCGTGCCTGTTCGGGGCGGTACTCCTGGCTGCAGGACTCGCGATGATGGCGTGGGCGGTCGAGCAGGACTACCTCGAGATCGCGGTGGCGATGGTGGTCATGACCATCGGCCTGCGCACCGTCATGACGATCTGCGCCGTCGCGCTGGTCGGCGCCATGCCCGAGGATCGCACCTCCATGGGGGCGGCCATGAACGATTCCGCACAGGAGGTCGGCACCAGCGTGGGCACCGCGTTCGTCGGCACGCTGATCGCCGTGCTCGTCACGACGGTCCTGCCGGACGACGCTTGGAGCCCCGAGCTGGTTGCTTCGTTCTTCCACGGCGAGCAGCTCCTGTTCGTCGTGCTCGCCGTGGCGGTGGGGCTCATCTCGAGCATCGGCGCGCTCAGTCTGACGAACGCGCACACCGCGGACGAGCACCCGGCGCCCACCCCTTCCGTCGACGTGGTGATCGACGCGAAGAGGTGA
- a CDS encoding MDR family MFS transporter: MTSPTAPAVPRSAIVSALVLVAGGLAVIFDGTIMSVALATLAKDLDVPVSTIQWVTTAYLLALGVAIPIVGWAQARLGGKRLWMIALTIFLIASIACSLAWDAPSLIAFRVLQGFGGGLMMPLMATLAVQQVPAGASLGRLMAMVSLPAALGPIIGPTLGGLILTWLDWHWIFWVNVPFCLVGLALAWRFLPSDTPRGRPALDWVGLVLISPALVGILYGLSNVSQDGGFSRLDVWIPVIAGVVLAVAFVFSQVRRRTGALIDIRLLKRRTVATSGAILFLSGAALYGSMLLLPLYFQIVRGTDVLTAALLLIPQGVGALLSRMIAGRLTDSLGARTVAIVGFIVMGLATVPFAVSDASTNVVWLMAALVVRGFGMGTLMIPMMSVAFVGLERDQVPHASIITRLAQQLGGAFGTAILAVILEATTSGAADLVGLAAGFDTAFWWAVGFTVVAVGVCTVLPGRAKPVEAEAQVPVGATR; this comes from the coding sequence ATGACTTCCCCCACAGCGCCCGCGGTACCGCGCAGCGCCATCGTCTCCGCTCTGGTGCTGGTCGCCGGGGGCCTCGCCGTCATCTTCGACGGCACCATCATGAGCGTCGCGCTGGCCACGCTCGCGAAGGATCTCGACGTGCCGGTCAGTACCATCCAGTGGGTGACCACGGCGTATCTGCTCGCGCTCGGGGTCGCCATCCCGATCGTCGGGTGGGCCCAGGCCCGGCTCGGCGGAAAACGCCTCTGGATGATCGCGCTCACCATCTTCCTGATCGCCTCGATCGCGTGCAGCCTGGCCTGGGACGCGCCCAGTCTGATCGCGTTCCGCGTCCTGCAGGGCTTCGGCGGCGGCCTGATGATGCCGCTCATGGCGACCCTCGCCGTGCAGCAGGTTCCCGCCGGTGCGAGCCTCGGGCGCCTCATGGCGATGGTCAGCCTGCCGGCCGCGCTCGGACCCATCATCGGCCCGACCCTCGGCGGGCTCATCCTCACCTGGCTGGACTGGCACTGGATCTTCTGGGTGAATGTGCCCTTCTGCCTCGTCGGGCTCGCGCTCGCCTGGCGATTCCTCCCTTCCGACACTCCCCGTGGCCGTCCGGCACTGGACTGGGTGGGGCTGGTCCTGATCTCGCCGGCGCTCGTCGGCATCCTGTACGGGCTCTCCAACGTCAGCCAGGACGGCGGATTCTCGCGGCTGGACGTGTGGATCCCCGTCATCGCCGGGGTCGTGCTGGCAGTGGCGTTCGTGTTCAGTCAGGTGCGGCGGCGCACTGGGGCGCTGATCGATATCAGGCTGCTGAAGCGCCGGACGGTGGCGACCTCGGGCGCGATCCTCTTCCTCTCTGGAGCCGCCCTCTACGGATCGATGCTGCTGCTGCCGCTCTACTTCCAGATCGTCCGGGGCACGGATGTGCTCACCGCGGCGCTGCTGCTGATCCCTCAGGGCGTCGGTGCACTGCTCAGCCGCATGATCGCCGGGCGGCTGACCGATTCGCTCGGCGCGCGCACCGTCGCGATCGTCGGCTTCATCGTCATGGGCCTGGCCACCGTCCCCTTCGCCGTGTCGGATGCCTCCACGAACGTGGTCTGGCTGATGGCGGCACTGGTGGTGCGCGGCTTCGGGATGGGAACCCTGATGATCCCGATGATGTCGGTCGCCTTCGTCGGCCTCGAACGCGACCAGGTGCCGCATGCGAGCATCATCACGCGACTCGCGCAGCAGCTGGGCGGCGCTTTCGGCACGGCGATCCTCGCCGTGATCCTCGAGGCGACGACGAGCGGCGCGGCCGACCTCGTCGGCCTCGCCGCCGGCTTCGACACCGCCTTCTGGTGGGCGGTCGGGTTCACCGTCGTCGCCGTGGGCGTCTGCACCGTGCTGCCGGGACGGGCGAAGCCGGTCGAGGCGGAGGCCCAGGTCCCGGTCGGCGCGACGCGCTGA
- a CDS encoding TetR/AcrR family transcriptional regulator — protein sequence MDLEKPTKRRRGQELENAILAAGWDQLVEGGYNAFTIDGVAERADTSRSVIYRRWPDRDDLLEASLTYGLNQGRELTPPDTGSLRGDMIEALRRSNRLRGSIAPLMSVFMGAYYADSGRTFAEVRERALGPRGGGPLDIILERAVARGEADAAKLTPRVRSVAVDLFRHEMLITAAPLSDEVLDEIVDDVFLPLVRPDRT from the coding sequence ATGGATCTTGAGAAGCCGACGAAACGACGCCGCGGACAGGAACTCGAGAATGCGATCCTCGCCGCAGGCTGGGATCAGCTTGTCGAGGGCGGGTACAACGCGTTCACGATCGACGGGGTCGCCGAACGGGCGGACACCAGTCGCTCGGTGATCTACCGGCGCTGGCCCGATCGTGACGACCTCCTGGAGGCCTCGCTCACGTACGGCCTGAATCAGGGACGAGAGCTGACGCCGCCCGACACCGGGAGCCTGCGCGGCGACATGATCGAGGCGCTGCGCCGCTCCAACCGGCTGCGTGGATCCATCGCACCGCTGATGAGCGTGTTCATGGGCGCCTACTATGCCGACTCCGGCCGCACGTTCGCCGAGGTGCGAGAGCGGGCGCTCGGACCACGCGGCGGCGGTCCGCTCGACATCATCCTGGAGAGGGCCGTCGCTCGGGGGGAGGCCGATGCCGCGAAGCTCACCCCGCGGGTGAGGTCGGTCGCGGTCGACCTGTTCCGCCACGAGATGCTGATCACGGCGGCGCCGCTGTCGGACGAGGTGCTCGATGAGATCGTCGACGACGTGTTCCTGCCGCTGGTGCGACCCGACAGGACGTGA
- the valS gene encoding valine--tRNA ligase gives MAASASNQIPDKPVLEGLEAKWGERWSEQGTFLFDRIRAAEAGRKGVYSIDTPPPTASGSLHIGHVFSYTHTDIKARFERMRGKSVFYPMGWDDNGLPTERRVQNYYGVRCDPTLPYDPEFTPPFEGGDNKSSRAADQLPISRRNFIELCEKLTIEDEKQFEALFRQLGLSVDWTQTYRTISDDTIRQSQLAFLRGLDRGEAYQSLAPTLWDIDFRSAIAQAELEDREQQAAYHRLAFHRTDGSGDIHIETTRPELLAACVALVAHPDDERYQASFGTTVRTPVFDVEVPVLAHHLAQPDKGSGIAMICTFGDVTDIIWWRELDLPNRTILGKDGRVLTDAPEAIRTDAGKAAYEQLAGKTVFSARKTIVELLGESGELIEVGKPFNHAVKFFEKGDRPLEIVSTRQWYIRNGARDAELRDQLLENGKQMSWHPDFMRVRYENWVGGLTGDWLVSRQRFFGVPIPIWYGLDENGERDYDRVLTPAHDILPIDPTTDVPAGFTEEQRGVPGGFVAEQDIFDTWATSSLTPQLAGGWQRDKDLWNLVAPFDLRPQGQDIIRTWLFSTMLRSTLEDQRAPWSNAAISGFIVDPDRKKMSKSKGNVVTPADILEKHGSDAVRYWSASSRLGMDAAFDPQNPTQVKIGRRLAIKILNAAKFVLSFPVPEGAQITHALDASMLATLDAVTREATAAYENYDQAKALEVTEAFFWTFCDDYLELVKERAYDQTDVGQASAALALRLALSTLLRLLAPIVSFATEEAWSWFEDGSIHTASWPEPLGSEGDPAVLSVASAALIGIRRAKTEAKASQKTPVSSATIAAPPAKADALRAAADDLRAVGRIAELTVVEGDELAVTAIELAPVEQ, from the coding sequence ATCAAGGCCCGCTTCGAGCGCATGCGCGGCAAGAGCGTCTTCTACCCGATGGGCTGGGACGACAACGGCCTGCCCACCGAGCGTCGCGTGCAGAACTACTACGGCGTGCGGTGCGACCCCACGCTCCCCTACGACCCCGAGTTCACGCCCCCGTTCGAGGGCGGCGACAACAAGTCCTCCCGGGCGGCCGACCAGCTGCCCATCAGCCGCCGCAACTTCATCGAGCTGTGCGAGAAACTGACCATCGAGGACGAGAAGCAGTTCGAGGCGCTGTTCCGCCAGCTGGGGCTCAGCGTGGACTGGACCCAGACCTACCGCACCATCTCCGACGACACCATCCGGCAGAGCCAGCTGGCGTTCCTGCGCGGACTGGACCGCGGCGAGGCGTACCAGTCGCTGGCCCCGACGCTGTGGGACATCGACTTCCGCTCCGCGATCGCGCAGGCCGAGCTCGAAGACCGCGAGCAGCAGGCTGCGTATCACCGCCTCGCCTTCCACCGCACGGACGGCTCCGGCGACATCCACATCGAGACCACCCGTCCCGAGCTGCTGGCCGCCTGCGTGGCACTGGTCGCGCACCCGGATGACGAGCGGTACCAGGCCTCGTTCGGCACCACCGTGCGCACTCCTGTCTTCGACGTCGAGGTGCCGGTGCTCGCGCACCACCTCGCCCAGCCGGACAAGGGCTCGGGCATCGCCATGATCTGCACCTTCGGCGACGTGACCGACATCATCTGGTGGCGGGAGCTGGATCTGCCCAACCGCACGATCCTCGGCAAGGACGGCCGCGTGCTGACCGATGCTCCCGAGGCGATCCGGACGGATGCCGGCAAGGCGGCCTACGAGCAGCTGGCAGGCAAGACCGTGTTCAGCGCCCGCAAGACCATCGTGGAGCTGCTGGGCGAGTCGGGCGAGCTCATCGAGGTCGGCAAGCCCTTCAACCACGCGGTGAAGTTCTTCGAGAAGGGCGACCGCCCGCTGGAGATCGTCTCCACCCGCCAGTGGTACATCCGCAACGGCGCCCGCGATGCCGAGCTGCGCGACCAGCTGCTGGAGAACGGCAAGCAGATGTCCTGGCATCCCGACTTCATGCGGGTGCGCTACGAGAACTGGGTGGGCGGGCTCACCGGTGACTGGCTGGTCTCGCGTCAGCGCTTCTTCGGCGTGCCGATCCCGATCTGGTACGGCCTCGACGAGAACGGTGAGCGCGACTACGACCGCGTGCTCACCCCTGCCCACGACATCCTGCCCATCGACCCGACGACCGACGTGCCGGCGGGCTTCACCGAGGAGCAGCGCGGCGTGCCTGGCGGCTTCGTGGCCGAGCAGGACATCTTCGACACCTGGGCGACCTCCTCGCTCACCCCGCAGCTGGCCGGCGGCTGGCAGCGCGACAAGGACCTCTGGAACCTGGTCGCGCCGTTCGATCTGCGTCCGCAGGGCCAGGACATCATCCGCACCTGGCTGTTCTCGACCATGCTCCGCTCGACGCTGGAGGACCAGCGCGCACCGTGGAGCAACGCGGCGATCTCCGGCTTCATCGTCGACCCCGACCGCAAGAAGATGTCCAAGTCCAAGGGCAACGTGGTCACCCCCGCCGACATCCTGGAGAAGCACGGTTCGGATGCCGTGCGGTACTGGTCGGCATCGAGCCGACTGGGCATGGATGCGGCCTTCGACCCGCAGAACCCCACCCAGGTGAAGATCGGGCGCCGCCTGGCGATCAAGATCCTCAACGCGGCGAAGTTCGTGCTCTCCTTCCCCGTGCCCGAGGGCGCGCAGATCACCCACGCGCTGGACGCCTCGATGCTCGCGACGCTGGACGCCGTGACCCGCGAGGCCACCGCCGCGTACGAGAACTACGACCAGGCCAAGGCGCTGGAGGTCACCGAGGCGTTCTTCTGGACGTTCTGCGACGACTACCTCGAGCTCGTCAAGGAGCGCGCCTACGACCAGACGGATGTCGGCCAGGCCTCCGCGGCGCTCGCCCTGCGCCTGGCACTGTCGACCCTGCTGCGCCTGCTGGCCCCGATCGTGTCCTTCGCGACCGAGGAGGCGTGGTCCTGGTTCGAGGACGGCTCGATCCACACCGCCTCCTGGCCGGAGCCGCTCGGCTCCGAGGGCGACCCGGCGGTGCTGTCCGTCGCCAGCGCTGCGCTGATCGGCATCCGTCGTGCCAAGACCGAGGCCAAGGCCTCGCAGAAGACCCCGGTTTCCAGCGCGACGATCGCGGCGCCTCCGGCCAAGGCCGATGCACTGCGCGCGGCCGCCGACGATCTGCGGGCAGTCGGTCGCATCGCGGAGCTCACCGTCGTGGAGGGCGACGAGCTGGCCGTCACGGCGATCGAGCTGGCTCCGGTGGAGCAGTGA